The following are encoded together in the Zonotrichia albicollis isolate bZonAlb1 chromosome 10, bZonAlb1.hap1, whole genome shotgun sequence genome:
- the ARL4C gene encoding ADP-ribosylation factor-like protein 4C: MGNISSNISAFQSLHIVMLGLDSAGKTTVLYRLKFNEFVNTVPTIGFNTEKIRLSNGTAKGISCHFWDVGGQEKLRPLWKSYSRCTDGIIYVVDSVDVDRLEEAKTELHKVTKFAENQGTPLLVIANKQDLPKSLPVAEIEKQLALHELTPSTTYHIQPACAIIGEGLTEGMDKLYEMILKRRKSLKQKKKRTDNSGDNKAAPASRAQIPELPSPVLLRL, from the exons ATGGGGAACATCTCGTCCAACATCTCCGCCTTCCAGTCCCTGCACATCGTCATGCTGGGCCTGGACTCGGCGGGCAAGACTACGGTGCTCTACCGCCTCAAGTTCAACGAGTTCGTCAACACCGTGCCCACCATCGGCTTCAACACGGAGAAGATCCGGCTCAGCAACGGGACGGCCAAGGGCATCAGCTGCCACTTCTGGGACGTGGGCGGCCAGGAGAAGCTGCGCCCGCTCTGGAAGTCCTACAGCCGCTGCACCGATGGCATCATCTACGTGGTGGACTCAGTGGACGTGGACCGGCTGGAGGAGGCCAAGACGGAGCTGCACAAGGTGACCAAGTTCGCGGAGAACCAGGGCACGCCGCTGCTGGTCATCGCCAACAAGCAGGACCTGCCCAAGTCGCTGCCCGTGGCCGAGATCGAGAAGCAGCTGGCCCTCCACGAGCTGACCCCTTCCACCACCTACCACATCCAGCCCGCCTGTGCCATCATCGGCGAGGGGCTCACGGAGGGCATGGACAAGCTCTACGAGATGATCCTCAAGCGCAGGAAGTCCCTCAAGCAGAAGAAGAAGCG GACAGACAATAGTGGTGATAACAAAGCGGCTCCCGCCAGCCGAGCCCAGATCCCGGAGCTCCCCTCTCCCGTGCTCCTGAGGCTCTGA